CATCAAGCTCGCCCCGCTCTACCACGCGCTGCAAAAGACCGACTGGGCCGCCCCTTGCTGGCTGCACAGCGGCCAGCACGGCGAACTGGCAAACCAGATGCTGTCCAGCTTTGCCATTCACCCCGATATCCAGCTGCAAAGACAGGGCGAAAGCCTGTTCGAATTCAGCCAAGGCTTCCGCGCCCAACTGGAAGCCATCATGCAACGCCGCTGGTCGCTGATCATCGTCCAGGGCGACACCGAAGACGCCTTCATCGGCGCGCTGGCCGGTTTCTATCACCACATCCCGGTCGCCCACGTCGAGGCCGGCTTGCGCACCCACAGGCTGGATCGTCCCTTCCCCGAAGAAGGCATCCGCCAGATGATCAGCCGCATCGCCCGTTTCCATTTCGCCCCCACCGAGAAAGCCAAGCACGATCTGATGGCTGAATTGGGCGACAGCGGCGATATCGTCGCCACCGGCAACACCGTAGTGGACGCGCAGCGCTGGATAGCCGAACGCCACGCCATCCGCCGGCGCGCAGACGGCAAAGGCCACCTGCTGCTCACCCTGCACCGCCGCGAAAACTGGGGCCACGAGCTCGAAACCCTGTGCGGCGCCATCGCCGACATCGCCGCGAACCACCCCGATTTGCCCATCCTGTTTCCGGTCCATCCCAATCCGGCTGTCAAAACGCCGGTTCATCGCCTGCTGGGCCATTTGCCCAACATCAAGCTGACCGAGCCGCTGAACTATCTGGCCATGCAGCAAGCGCTGGCAGACGCCTGGCTGGTGATGACCGATTCCGGCGGCTTGCAGGAGGAGGCGCCGACTTTCGGCGCGCCCCTGCTGGTGCTGAGAGAGGAAACCGAGCGCCCCGAGGCGGTGCAAGCCGGCTGCGCCCGCATCGCCGGGACCCAGCGGGAAAGAATCCTGTTTGAATTCCAGCGCCTGCGGGACAACCCCGAGCTGCACCGCGCCATGCAAGCCGCCAGCAACCCCTTTGGCGACGGCCGCGCCTGCGAACGCATCGTCACTCATCTGGAACAGGTTTTGCTTGCCTGTCCGGAGGTGGCATGACGGAATTGCCCTGGCTGGATATTTTCTCGACCTATTTATTTGGACTGAAGCTGATCGCCATCGGCCTGGCGATCATCATGCTGCTCAGCGGCCTGGACGACCTGGTGATCGATCTCGCCTACTGGAGCCGCCGTCTATGGCGCGCGCTCACCATCTATCGCCGCCACGACAGGCTGGACTACCAGGCGCTGTATCAGCCGGAGGAAAAGCCGCTGGCCATCATGGTGCCGGCCTGGCATGAAACCGGCGTCATCGGCAATATGGCCGAGCTGGCCGCGCGCACGCTGGATTACGAGAACTACCATATTTTCGTCGGCACCTACCCCAACGACCCGGACACCCAGCGCGACGTGGACGAAGTCTGCGCCCGCTTCCCCAATGTCCACAAAGTGGTGTGCGCCCGCCCCGGCCCCACCAGCAAAGCCGATTGCCTGAACAATGTGCTGGACGCCATTTTCCAGTTCGAGCGCCGCGCCGGCGTGGCTTTCGCCGGCTTCATCCTGCACGACGCCGAGGATGTGGTCTGCGATATGGAGCTGCGGCTGTTCAATTATCTGGTTGGCCGCAAGGACCTGATCCAGGTGCCGGTCTACCCGCTGGAGCGGCGCTGGACCAACTTCACCAGCCTGCACTATCTGGATGAATTCGCGGAACTGCACGGCAAGGACGTGCCGGTGCGCGAGGCGCTGGCCGGCCAGGTGCCCAGCGCCGGCGTCGGCACCTGCTTCAGCCGCCGCGCCATCTTGGCGTTGCTGCAAGAAGGCGATGGCCGCGCCTTCGACATCCAGAGCCTGACCGAGGACTACGACATCGGCTTCCGGCTCAAGGCCCGCGGCATGAGCGAGATTTTCGTCCGCTTCCCGGTGATGAAAGACACCCAGGCCGGCCGCGCCGCCTTCGGCCGCAGCCGGCGCGAGGCCAGCGTGGTGTGCGTGCGCGAATACTTCCCCGACACCCTGCAGGCGGCCATCCGCCAGAAGTCGCGCTGGATCGTCGGCATCGTCTACCAGGGCTCGAAAACCCATCGCTGGACCCGCAATCACCGGCTCAATTACTTCCTGTGGCGCGACCGCAAGGGCGCCATCAGCAATTTCACCAGTTTTCTCGCCTCGCTGATCCTGCTGCAATTGCTGGCCCTGCTGGCCTATCAGACCTTCTGGCCCGACGCCTACCATTTCCTGTCCATTTTCGAAGGCGACTGGTGGCTGCATACCCTGCTGCTGATCAATCTGGGCCTGATGGCCAACCGCATGCTGCAGCGGGTGATTTTCGTCAGCGGCTATTACGGCCTGGCGCAAGGCCTGATGGCCATCCCCCGATTGTTTTGGGGCAATTTCATCAACTTCATGGCCAACTGGCGCGCGCTGCGGCAAATCATCGAGCAAGGCGACCCGCGCCGCGTGGCCTGGGACAAGACCAGCCACGATTTCCCCTCAGTGGGCGGCGACAACCGCTCCCGCCGGCCGCTGGGCGGCATTCTGCTGGAAATGGGCTTGATCAGTCCGGAGACGCTGAACGAAGCACTGCAACATCAGGGCCAAGGCCTACGGCTGGGCAGCTGGCTGGTGCACCACGACAAGTTGCGCGCCGACGATCTGGCGCGCGCGCTGGCCGCGCAAAGCGGAGTCGAGCGCGATCATCTAGACGCTTACCGCCTCCCGCCGCAGCTGATCGCGCAACTGCCCGCCGCGCTGGCGCTGCACTATGCCGTAATGCCGCTGCGCGAGGAGAACGGCCTGCTGTTGCTGGCCAGCGAAAGCGATATCGACCCGGTGTCGCTGGCCGCGCTGGGACGCAGGCTCAAACGGCCAGTCGCCTACTGCATCGTGCCCAAGGGGCAAGTGACGATTGGGCTGCGCCTGCACTACGCGCGCGTCTCAGGCGATGACCCGCGCGACGCGCTCAACCGCGCCATCGCCGAAGGCAAGCTGACGGTGCGGCAGAGCGTCAAACTATGGCGGCATTACGAATCCCGCCAGTTGCTGTTCGTTGAGATCTTGATGGCCCTCGGACATCTGGACGCCGCCGCCCTCAAATCCATCCTGCTGCGCCACCTGCACGGCCAGCAAAGCCTCGGCGGCTTTCTGGTGGCCAGCGGCATCGTCAGCCAAAGCACGCTGGACCAGGCGCTACGTTTGCAGCGCGAACTGCAGGCCGATATGGGCGAATTGATCGCAGGCCAGGCGCAAACCGTGGAGGCCGAATGAAAACCAAATGGATATTGGCCCTGGCGCTGGCTTGCCACAGTTTGCTGGCCAGCGCCGACCGCGCCGCCGATTTGCAAAGCGAAGTCGGCGCCTACCGGCGCTTTCTGATCTACCCGCACCTGAACAAGGCTTTCGAACTGCAAGGCCAGGGTCAATGGCAAGCCGCGACAAGAGAATTCGAACGCGCCCGCAAACTCGGCCCCAACAGCCCCAGCACCGCGCTGTACCTGGCGGATGCCTATCGCCGGCAAGGCCGCGAACAAGACGCCCGCCGGCTCTTGGAAAAGCAGCGCCAAGCCACGCCCGGCGACGAGCGCATCGCCGAAGCGCTGCATCGATTGCAGACCGCCGACACGCAGCCCCCCTCCAAGCC
The Chromobacterium sp. IIBBL 290-4 DNA segment above includes these coding regions:
- the wecB gene encoding non-hydrolyzing UDP-N-acetylglucosamine 2-epimerase, which translates into the protein MQQLDILIICGTRPAIIKLAPLYHALQKTDWAAPCWLHSGQHGELANQMLSSFAIHPDIQLQRQGESLFEFSQGFRAQLEAIMQRRWSLIIVQGDTEDAFIGALAGFYHHIPVAHVEAGLRTHRLDRPFPEEGIRQMISRIARFHFAPTEKAKHDLMAELGDSGDIVATGNTVVDAQRWIAERHAIRRRADGKGHLLLTLHRRENWGHELETLCGAIADIAANHPDLPILFPVHPNPAVKTPVHRLLGHLPNIKLTEPLNYLAMQQALADAWLVMTDSGGLQEEAPTFGAPLLVLREETERPEAVQAGCARIAGTQRERILFEFQRLRDNPELHRAMQAASNPFGDGRACERIVTHLEQVLLACPEVA
- the nrfB gene encoding cyclic di-3',5'-guanylate-activated glycosyltransferase NrfB — its product is MTELPWLDIFSTYLFGLKLIAIGLAIIMLLSGLDDLVIDLAYWSRRLWRALTIYRRHDRLDYQALYQPEEKPLAIMVPAWHETGVIGNMAELAARTLDYENYHIFVGTYPNDPDTQRDVDEVCARFPNVHKVVCARPGPTSKADCLNNVLDAIFQFERRAGVAFAGFILHDAEDVVCDMELRLFNYLVGRKDLIQVPVYPLERRWTNFTSLHYLDEFAELHGKDVPVREALAGQVPSAGVGTCFSRRAILALLQEGDGRAFDIQSLTEDYDIGFRLKARGMSEIFVRFPVMKDTQAGRAAFGRSRREASVVCVREYFPDTLQAAIRQKSRWIVGIVYQGSKTHRWTRNHRLNYFLWRDRKGAISNFTSFLASLILLQLLALLAYQTFWPDAYHFLSIFEGDWWLHTLLLINLGLMANRMLQRVIFVSGYYGLAQGLMAIPRLFWGNFINFMANWRALRQIIEQGDPRRVAWDKTSHDFPSVGGDNRSRRPLGGILLEMGLISPETLNEALQHQGQGLRLGSWLVHHDKLRADDLARALAAQSGVERDHLDAYRLPPQLIAQLPAALALHYAVMPLREENGLLLLASESDIDPVSLAALGRRLKRPVAYCIVPKGQVTIGLRLHYARVSGDDPRDALNRAIAEGKLTVRQSVKLWRHYESRQLLFVEILMALGHLDAAALKSILLRHLHGQQSLGGFLVASGIVSQSTLDQALRLQRELQADMGELIAGQAQTVEAE